In Vibrio sp. FE10, the following are encoded in one genomic region:
- a CDS encoding adenosine deaminase, translating to MDSFIKNLPKVELHLHIEGTLEPELMFDLAKRNKVSIPFESPVQVREAYQFHNLQSFLDIYYQGANVLLHQQDFYDLTWAYLLKCQQDNVVHTEIFFDPQTHTERGISFDTVVGGITQALQQAEQELGISSQLIMCFLRHLDEDSAFETLKQALPYKDKIIAVGLDSSEQGNPPEKFKHVFQEAINQGFLTVAHAGEEGPAQNISDALNLLGITRIDHGVRCAEDPELMAELAVKRIPLTVCPLSNTKLKVFDTMQQHNIVELLRKGLCVTINSDDPAYFGGYMNDNFLAVANAHPLTKNELAQFSINAIEASFVSPQVRQALSAQVRQYLTENI from the coding sequence ATGGATAGCTTTATCAAAAATTTACCGAAGGTTGAGCTGCACTTACACATAGAAGGCACACTAGAACCCGAATTGATGTTCGATCTCGCCAAGCGCAATAAGGTGTCGATACCCTTTGAGAGCCCAGTCCAAGTTCGTGAAGCCTATCAATTTCACAACCTGCAATCCTTCCTCGATATCTATTACCAAGGTGCCAACGTGCTGCTCCACCAGCAGGATTTCTACGACCTGACTTGGGCTTACCTATTGAAATGCCAGCAAGACAACGTGGTTCACACCGAAATATTCTTTGACCCACAGACTCACACCGAACGTGGAATAAGTTTCGACACAGTTGTTGGTGGCATTACCCAAGCTTTACAGCAAGCTGAGCAGGAACTAGGGATAAGCAGCCAACTGATCATGTGTTTTCTGCGCCACCTTGATGAAGACAGCGCATTCGAGACGCTCAAACAAGCCCTGCCCTACAAAGATAAAATCATAGCGGTTGGACTAGATTCATCGGAACAAGGCAACCCGCCAGAAAAGTTTAAACATGTCTTTCAAGAGGCCATCAACCAAGGTTTCCTAACCGTGGCCCATGCAGGAGAAGAAGGCCCAGCGCAAAATATTAGTGACGCTCTGAACTTGTTAGGCATCACCCGAATTGATCATGGGGTTCGTTGTGCAGAAGATCCTGAGCTGATGGCAGAACTGGCTGTAAAGCGCATTCCACTCACAGTTTGCCCGCTGTCGAACACCAAACTCAAGGTCTTCGACACCATGCAGCAACACAACATCGTAGAGCTCTTAAGAAAAGGTCTGTGCGTCACCATCAATTCAGATGACCCAGCTTACTTTGGTGGGTACATGAATGATAACTTCCTTGCTGTCGCCAATGCTCATCCACTGACGAAAAACGAATTGGCACAGTTCAGCATCAATGCCATTGAAGCAAGCTTTGTTTCCCCTCAAGTTAGACAAGCACTCTCCGCGCAAGTGCGCCAATATCTCACCGAGAATATTTAA
- a CDS encoding NnrS family protein: MLNITDKSVEDAIPAYLRLGFRPFFFLGSLYAVIAIVAWVIMFQNGQPEILTVPALWWHVHEMLFGFAMAIVVGFVLTAVQTWTGVNGTKHHRLAVLVGLWLAPRILFWTPAPLWLISSVEALFLIFAAYEIGFRVVKSKGWKNLFFIPLFILAIVANFASYATIKGMPPFPSSAVWQAMLWWFTLLLSVMGGRVIPFFTARRFDFEKAQPLVWLEWLANLPLVGLFVLSFFPLTFAQVGNELMVFAGVTQLVRFVRWKPWTTLSEPLVWSLHAAYLCIPLSLLLRGLLNNPFASHNMLHLFAIGGLSGLILAMITRVTMGHTGRAIYKGPSMALAFAAIFIAALVRSLGVTFFPAYLFEMVNISAGLWTLAFGLFIWKFGMMLLTPRVDGHPG, encoded by the coding sequence TTGTTAAATATCACAGATAAAAGTGTAGAAGACGCGATTCCAGCTTACCTGCGTTTAGGCTTTCGACCTTTCTTCTTCCTCGGCAGTCTCTATGCCGTGATTGCCATTGTGGCATGGGTCATCATGTTTCAAAACGGCCAGCCTGAGATATTAACAGTGCCAGCGTTGTGGTGGCACGTACACGAAATGTTATTTGGTTTTGCCATGGCGATTGTGGTGGGTTTTGTTTTAACCGCTGTACAAACGTGGACTGGCGTTAATGGCACTAAGCATCACCGATTAGCCGTGTTAGTCGGCTTGTGGTTGGCACCTCGTATCTTGTTTTGGACACCAGCACCGTTATGGCTGATCTCATCGGTTGAGGCGCTGTTCTTAATCTTCGCCGCTTACGAGATTGGCTTTCGAGTTGTAAAATCGAAAGGGTGGAAGAATCTGTTCTTTATCCCGCTCTTTATACTGGCTATCGTGGCGAACTTTGCGAGCTACGCGACCATTAAGGGCATGCCTCCATTCCCGTCGTCTGCAGTATGGCAAGCGATGTTGTGGTGGTTTACTTTGCTATTGTCGGTAATGGGCGGGCGAGTGATTCCGTTCTTCACGGCACGTCGCTTTGACTTTGAGAAAGCGCAACCTTTGGTTTGGTTGGAATGGCTGGCTAATCTACCTTTGGTTGGATTGTTTGTTCTGAGCTTCTTCCCGTTAACCTTTGCTCAAGTGGGCAATGAGTTGATGGTTTTTGCGGGTGTTACTCAGTTGGTGCGCTTTGTTCGTTGGAAGCCTTGGACGACGTTATCTGAGCCATTAGTGTGGTCACTGCATGCGGCTTACTTGTGTATCCCTTTAAGCTTGTTGCTAAGAGGTTTGTTAAACAACCCATTTGCTAGTCATAACATGCTACACCTGTTTGCGATTGGCGGTTTGAGTGGTCTGATTCTCGCTATGATTACTCGTGTGACCATGGGGCACACAGGCCGTGCGATTTACAAAGGGCCAAGCATGGCATTAGCGTTCGCAGCCATTTTCATTGCCGCGTTAGTGCGCAGTTTGGGTGTGACCTTCTTCCCGGCTTACTTATTTGAGATGGTTAACATCAGCGCGGGTTTATGGACGTTGGCGTTCGGTCTGTTTATCTGGAAATTCGGCATGATGCTATTAACTCCGCGAGTGGATGGTCATCCGGGGTAA